Below is a window of Armatimonadota bacterium DNA.
CCGATGCCGGATACCGCCCCGCGACGCGCTTCCCGCTCCCGGCTGGACTTCGGCCGGGCCATCGAGACACTGCGCACTTCCCGCGGCCTCTCCCGGGAGGAGCTGGCACGCCTGGCCCGCATCTCCCGCTCGTATCTCCACGAGGTCGAGCGGGGCCTCAAGCGCCCGTCGGCGGACATCCTGGCCCGGCTGGCCCGGGCGCTGGGGGTCGGAAGCGCCGCCCTCATGCAGTACGTCGAGGAAATCTCCGC
It encodes the following:
- a CDS encoding helix-turn-helix transcriptional regulator, with protein sequence MPDTAPRRASRSRLDFGRAIETLRTSRGLSREELARLARISRSYLHEVERGLKRPSADILARLARALGVGSAALMQYVEEISAPPDDDRLVAVQLPLRGGRPLPLFEPGGSGGRDSGSPDREALVVAELLVIARRLSPADRAALLALARHLLLRSSREKG